One segment of Fusarium oxysporum f. sp. lycopersici 4287 chromosome 7, whole genome shotgun sequence DNA contains the following:
- a CDS encoding hypothetical protein (At least one base has a quality score < 10): protein MKVLKRMHLEDAAMTPEQAIAIVEVLPEVKTLAHINITNNAEIVKLADASTEEAQEEACALYASLLAAARVSKSLICVDIEVPSEHAGEIVKAMAKQVVAYCLRNMERLPDTDAGAVLASTLAENNLEAGENKLPPYPDVLAHLVGHDVLDQDESDDDNGSAPDEDYVIGGTGVVKALACCLKNRGDESRRQSGEFIREIENGASSPAANLSTGGKAKDMSKHLLMGARKIRQRLQPALIKARANPDDDHNLRRLTFLDDTLQGIIKRFEDEYPDTREDPALQKRPRAGTKGSEELPTTLPLEDSALALSDNEDEGEITGGKPLSRSNSMAKILVEEEGRILRAGHRFRAGLITEEQIDLSVQSMISDRILNTSGCLLNWLRISVEKSGN, encoded by the coding sequence ATGAAGGTGTTGAAACGTATGCATCTAGAAGATGCTGCGATGACGCCAGAACAAGCGATCGCAATAGTGGAAGTGCTCCCTGAGGTTAAAACGCTGGCGCATATCAATATCACCAACAACGCCGAGATTGTCAAGCTCGCCGATGCGAGCacagaagaagcgcaagaagaagcttgcgCTCTTTACGCGTCTCTACTTGCCGCAGCTCGTGTGTCCAAGAGTCTCATTTGTGTGGATATCGAGGTCCCTAGTGAACATGCTGGAGAGATTGTCAAGGCTATGGCTAAGCAAGTTGTTGCCTACTGCCTTCGTAACATGGAACGACTTCCCGATACTGACGCAGGTGCGGTTTTGGCATCGACGCTTGCCGAGAACAACCTAGAGGCTGGCGAGAATAAGTTGCCACCTTATCCTGATGTTCTCGCGCATCTTGTTGGACACGACGTCCTAGACCAAGACGAAAGCGACGACGACAACGGTTCAGCGCCTGATGAGGACTATGTTATCGGAGGTACTGGTGTGGTCAAGGCGCTTGCTTGTTGCCTGAAGAATCGTGGCGATGAGTCACGGAGACAATCAGGCGAATTTATTCGTGAGATTGAGAACGGAGCATCAAGCCCTGCGGCGAACCTGTCCACAGGTGGAAAGGCCAAGGACATGTCAAAGCACCTATTGATGGGTGCACGCAAGATCCGCCAACGTCTCCAGCCGGCGCTCATCAAAGCAAGGGCAAATCCTGATGATGATCACAACCTCCGCAGGCTAACCTTCCTCGACGACACTTTGCAAGGAATTATCAAACGTTTCGAGGACGAATACCCGGATACTCGTGAGGATCCTGCATTGCAAAAGCGCCCCCGTGCAGGTACGAAGGGCAGCGAAGAGTTGCCGACCACATTGCCGCTCGAGGATTCTGCGTTGGCTCTATCGGACAACGAGGACGAAGGCGAAATTACCGGAGGCAAGCCGCTGTCGAGGTCCAACTCTATGGCCAAGATATtggttgaggaagaaggccGAATCCTCCGTGCTGGTCATCGCTTTCGCGCTGGTCTCATTACGGAGGAGCAGATTGACCTCTCAGTACAATCGATGATATCGGATCGGATCCTAAACACGTCAGGATGCTTGTTGAACTGGCTGAGGATCTCGGTGGAGAAATCTGGGAATtag